AGCTACAAGCGCGTCAACCACCCGAGCGAAGTGATCGAGATCGGCCAGACCGTGACCGTTCAGATCGTGCGCATCAATGCCGAAACGCAGCGCATCTCGCTGGGCATGAAGCAGCTCGAAAGCGATCCATGGGATGGCGTGGCTGCCAAGTACCCGGTCGGCATGAAGCTGACCGGACAGGTCACCAACATCACCGAATATGGTGCGTTCGTGGAACTGGAAGCTGGCATCGAAGGCCTGGTCCACGTTTCCGAAATGAGCTGGACCAAGAAGAACGTCCACCCGGGCAAGATCGTTTCGACCTCGCAGGAAGTCGAAGTCATGGTGCTCGAAGTCGACTCCGAGAAGCGGCGCATTTCGCTCGGCCTCAAGCAGGCCCAGCGCAATCCGTGGGAAGAGTTCGCCGAGAAGCACCCGATCGGCACCGAAGTCGCTGGCGAAGTCAAGAACGCCACCGAATTCGGCCTGTTCATCGGTCTCGATGGCGACGTCGACGGCATGGTCCATATGTCCGACATTGCCTGGGGCATCTCGGGCGAAGACGCCCTGGCGCTTCACCGCAAGGGTGAAGAGGTCAAGGCGATCGTTCTCGATGTCGACACCGACAAGGAGCGCATCAGCCTCGGCATGAAGCAGCTCGAAAAGGGTGCTCCGAGCGCCGATGGTGCCGACACCAGCGCATTGCGCAAGGGCCAGACTGTCACCGTTACCGTCCTCGAAGTCCGCGATGGCGGCCTCGAAGTACAGGTTGGCGACGACGGCGCGACCGGCTTCATCAAGCGTTCGGATCTGGGTCGTGACCGCGACGAACAGCGTCCCGATCGTTTCCAGACCGGCAGCAAGGTCGATGCCATGATCACAGGCTTTGACCGTTCGAAGAAGCCGAACTTTTCGATCAAGGCACGCCAGATCTCGGAAGAAAAGGAAGCTGTGGCACAGTTCGGTTCTTCCGACAGCGGCGCATCGCTCGGCGACATTCTGGGCGAAGCGCTCAAGAAGTCCGACGACTAAGCAAGACCCGCATCGGCGGTTTCGGAAAGGCCCGTCTGCTATCGAGCAGGCGGGCCTTTCCTACGTCTGCAGGAAACGGTAGGCTTGGCAAATGCTTCAGATCCATCAGTTCCCCTGCCTGTCCGACAATTACGGCTTCCTCATCCACGATCCCGACAGTGGTGAGACTGCCGCAATCGATACGCCGGAAGCGAAGGTCTATCTTGCCGAGGCGGAGAAGCGTGGTTGGGCCATCACCCAGATCTGGAACACGCATTGGCATCCCGATCACGCGGGTGGAAACGAGGATATCAAACAGACCACCGGCTGCACCATCGTGGCCCCGCAGGAGGTGGAAAAGCTCTCCCCCATCGACACTCTCGTCGCGCATGGCGACACCGTTTCGCTGGGCGGTTTCAATGCTCAGGTGATCGATGTCAGCGGCCACACCAATGGCCACATCGCTTTTTACATTCCCGAAGCTGGCGTCGCCTTTGTCGGCGATTCTGTCTTTGCACTGGGTTGCGGGCGAATGTTCGAGGGCGAGCCTGCGCAGTTCTGGAAAAGTCTGGAGCGGATCAAGGCCCTGCCCCCGGAAACAATGCTCTATTGCGCCCATGAATACACGGCGGCCAACGCGAAGTTTGCCTCGCATGCGGACCCGGAGAACAGCGCGCTGGCCAATTATGTTGCCGAGATCGAGGCCAAGAGATCACGCAACGAACCGACCGTGCCGACTCAGTTGGAGCGGGAACTGGCGACCAACCCCTTCCTGCGCGCCGACGATGCTGCGTTAGCGGCCCGTTGGGGCGGTTCAGAACCACACGAGACCTTTGCCGCCCTGAGGGCCGCCAAGGACAGTTTCTGATCCGCATGCAGGCTCTACGCGTCGAGACCTTGTCGGACGATTTTTCCGGTGTACTCCTCACCGACCTGCCGCGACCCGAGCGCGGCCCGGGCGAGGTGCTGGTGCGAATTCAGGCCGCTTCGCTCAACTATCCCGACCTGTTGATGACGCAGGGCAAGTACCAATTCAAACCCGAACCTCCCTTCACCTCCGGCATGGAATTGGCCGGGGAGGTCATCGCAGCGGATCACGACGGCCCTTTCGCCACTGGAGACCGGGTCATGGGGGGTGCCAAGACGGGCGGATTTGCCGAGTTCGCGAGCGTCCCTGCGCGATCCCTGCGCAAAGTGCCCGAGGGCATATCTTTTCCAGCTGCTGCGGCCATGGGAGCTGCCTACAGCACCGCCTATACCGGTCTGTTCGAACTGGGCGGCCTGGAAGCCGGGCAATGGGTGCTGGTCCATGGTGCCAGCGGGGGCGTCGGCCTGGCTGCATGCGACCTTGCAAAAGCTCTGGGCGCTAAGGTCATTGCTGCGACTCATCGCGAGGACAAGATTGAGCGCCTGCAGGCAGCTTCGGGCGCTGACGCGGTGATCCTGAACCACGGCCGTTTCCGCGAACGCGTAAGCGAGCTGACAGACGGGAAGCTGTGCGATCTCGTGTTCGACACCGTCGGCGGTGATATTTTCGATGAGAGCACGCGCTGTGTCGCTTTTGGCGGCAAGTTACTGGTGGTGGGCTTTGTTGCCGGGCGCATTCCCGAGATTTCCGTAAATATACCGCTGATCAAGGGCTTCTCCGTGGTCGGCGTAAGAGCCGGGGAATATGCGCGCCGCTTTCCTGATCGCGGTGCCCGGATCATGGGCGAAATCCATAAGCTGGCAGTAAGCGGTGCGATCACACCGTATGTCGACGCCACCTTGCCATTGGCGCAATGGCGCGATGCCTTCGCGGCCATGCAAAGGGGCGATCTGATCGGCAAGATCATCCTGCAACCTTGAGTCGCCAGGCCTTGGCCAATTGATCGCCCGGAACGAAAAAGGGCGGCACACTGGCCGCCCTTATCCAGAAGACCTCAATACGCGGCTCAGATGCCGGCAATCACCTTGTCTGTCAGAGAGATGTCTGCGCTGGCGTCGTGCTTCTCGGCGATCAGCTTGCGACTGGCAGTGGCCGCAGCCCTCGCGGCAGTAGCCCGCACTTCGTCGATCGCATCGCGTTCGGCAGCGGCGATCTTGTCTTCGGCCATGCGCTTGCGGCGCTCGATCAGAGCCTTGCTGTCCGCTTCGGCCTTCTCGACCAGCGCTTCGGCTTCGTGCCTGGCATTCTCGATCATTGCTTCTGCGTCTTTTTCCGCATTGGCGATCTTGGTCGAATACTCGTCACGAAGCGCTTCGGCTTCGGCCCGCAATTTCTTCGCTTCGTCCAGTTGTTCGCGGATCGATGCGATCTTGGCATCCAGCCCGCCGGTGATCATTCCGGGAACCTTCTTCCACACGAAGATCGCAATCAGCACGACCATCGAGATCGACACGATCTGATAAGGCTCAAGCCCCCACAGACTCGGGCCGAGCGATTCAGGAATGTCCGTCGTGGTGAAGACTTCAGGTGCGTTAGACACGGGCCATTGCCTCCTTCACAGCCTTGGCGGCAGACGGCTTAGTTACCTTCACACCGGCCAGGCGCTGGACGATATCCTGCGCCGCTTCGGCAGCAACGCCCTCGACTTCGGCCATGGCTTCGGCGCGTGAAGTCGCAATGCGTTCCTCGGCCTCTGCCAATTTCTTGTCGAGACGCTTCTGCGCCGAAGCGATCTTCTTTTCCGACTTGTCAGCCGCATCGGCCTTCGCCTCGGCAACGATCGCCTGCGCAGCAGCGCGGTTTTCGTTCTCGCGGGTCCGCCAGGCTTCTTCCTCGGCATCGGCCTTGTCGCGCGCAGCCTGCGCAGCAGCGAGATCATCACTGATCTGCTGGTCGCGCTGCCCGACCGTCTCCATTACGCGCGGAACCATGCCGCGGCCGACAATGAAGAATGTGAACCCGAAAAAGACCAGCAGCCAGAAGATCTGGCTGGAATAGGTCTCTGCGAGCTGGGCTATCTGGGGCATGAATCCGGTCCCGGAAAGTCAGTCAGAAAGAAGGTTCCCGACGGGCCGGAACGCAGAGTCCCGACCCGGTCAGAAAACGAAGTGTCGTTAGGCGACGAAGATCAGGATCATCGCAACAACGAATGCCAGCAGGCCGAGAAGCTCGGCAGCGGCGAAGCCGATGAACAGGCGACCCTGCTGGCCGTCTGCTGCGCCCGGGTTGCGCAATGCGCTCTCGAGGAAAGAACCGAACACGTTACCCACACCGATAGCGGCCATGCCGGCACCGATAGCTGCGAGACCCGCACCAACGAGCTTTGCTGCTTCTGCGTCCATTGTAATAACTCCTTACGTAAAGTCTTGTTTGTTGATCAGTAACTTAGTGAAGATTCTCGGCGTCGTTGATATACAGCGACGTCAACAATGCAAAAACATAGGCCTGGATGCCGGCAACGAGGATTTCCAGCGCGCTGATGCCGATCATCAGGATGAAGCTGGGAACACCGACCAGGGCAGCGAAAGCCGGCCCGGCATTGGTGCCGTCAATCACGAAGCTGGACAGAACCTTGAGCAGGACGTGGCCTGCCATCATGGCCACAAACAGTCGCAGCGCGAGGCTGAACGGGCGCACCAGGAACGAGATCAGCTCAATCGGGAAGATGATCGGGATCATCGGCAACGGGGTACCGCTGGGCACGAACAGGCTGAAAAAGTGGAAACCGTGCTTCCAGAAACCGACAATCAGCACAATCGCGAAACTGATAATCGCGAGGACGCCGGTCACGGTGAAGTGGCTGGTAAATGTGAACGGATGGACACCGACAATGCCGAGCGGCAACAGGCCCAGCAGGTTGGCGAACAGGATGAACATGAACAGCGAGAAGATATAGGGCACATACTTGCGCCCTTCCTTGCCGATATTCGCCTCCAGCATGTCGTCGATAAAGCCGGTGAAGCTCTCCACCATCATCTGCCAGCGGCCGGGCACGAGCTCGCGCTTCATGCCGCCCCAGACGAACACAGTCAGCACGATGGTGGTAATAAGCATCCACATCGAGCTGTTGGTAAAAGCGATGTTGTAGCCGGCGATTTCCCACGTTTCCGAACCGAGAATCGGTTCGATGTGAAACTGGTGCATCGGGTCGACTTTGCCTTCTTCGGCGGCCACGTGAATTCCCTGTTCGTTTGTAAATGCGTTTCCCGGTCAACCTTCGTCGGAAGGCGTCTCGGTCGGCGCATTCGCCATCCGGAAAATATTCCTGAAAGCCACGATTATCCCGAGGAACAATCCGACCAACAGGCCCCATGGAGACGTTCCCGTCAGGGCATCGACTGCCCAACCGATAACGACACCACCCAGGATCCCACCGAGTAAATCCGCCAGGACCCGGTTGCCGCTGCGATAATTCGCATCAACTCCGGTGCCCGCTTGCGGCTGGTTGCGTTCCTCTTCACGCTCGCGTGCGGCTTTCAGCCGCTCTTCGAGCGCGTCAATTCGCGCATCCTCGGCAATGGGTTCCCGTGCGGGCTTTTCATCGCTCATGCTTTGCTCCTTTGTGAAGGTCTGCGCAGCACGGGCAACTCCTGCCCGCCAAGGGCGCCGCCCCCTTAGAAGGGGGGCATATGCAAGTCAACCGGACAGCACGGGATTCCGCACGTCCGGTTGAGAAAAATTGTGCACTGCAAGGTGCTTCGCCGAACCCGGGCCTATCTGCCCGAAAACTCTACGGGCAGCGAGGGTCACGCTGCGGCGGTGCACTGGTACGGGTTGCCCAAGAGCCGTCGGGCGCCTGGTAACGCTCGCCCGGCACGGTCCGGGCGATCAAAACGCATCCCTGGGTGAAGGCATATTCTTCCAGAGTCGCATTCTGCGCTTGCGCCCGCTGGGTGTAATTCGCCCGGCGTTTGATGTTCAGGTCGCGGACCAGAGCCTGCGTTGCAGACGACTGGCTGCCCACCGTGCCCAGATACCCGTCCATTTTCTCGCCCACCTGCCCGCTGGCGCGCGCAGCTGCATAGGCGGGATCACGCTGGAAATAGGCCGAGGCTGGCACTGCAAGCGCCAGTCCAAGAGTTGCAGCAATGGCTGCCTTGCCAAAGTTTGAAATCGTCATCATTCCCATCCTCAAAAGATATCCGGGTTCTCGTCGATGTTATCCTCAACATCGGCCGCGAGCCGGTAAATCACTTCCTGCCGGATATTGATGTTGAGCTCGATCACGATGGCTTCCTCGGGCGCATTGATATTGATGCACCCACCCAGCGTGACCAGCCCGACGACCGGCGCCATACTCCAGACGCGCTTCTGCCTCTTCATGTTGCGTTTCATTGCAGCGCAGGCAGAGAGCGTCAAATTGCATGTCTTCATGGCCTATCCTCGCTTTCGGGGTCCTGAATGGGTGGTTGGGCAGCGCTAACATCAGGCTGCCGGAATTCTGTGCCGTCGTCGGTCAGCAGGCCGACTTCGCGCGGGTCCCGAACAAAGGCGGGATCGTAGATCGACCGCACATTGGTCAACAATTGGTAGAACGGGGCGCGGATGTTGACGTTGAACCGGATCGGCAGCTTGCCCAACCGGCGGGTTACGAAATTGCGGCTTGCCCCCTCGCCCTGGCTTACACCTTCGAATGTCACGCGAGTCACGATTTCGCCGGTCAATGGGCCATCGACGCCGATGCGCATCTGGCGGTAATCAAGCGACCGCAAGGAATTGAATGCGAAATTGGCGATCGCCCCCATGTCTTCGTAAGTCAGCTCGCCTACATAAGAGAGGTTCCCGCCGGGTGCGCGCGAAAGCAGGAGCCCGTCTTCGATAAAACCATTGCCAACCTCATCGAACACGACCGAGATGGTCCCGTCGAATGTCCCGCGGGCGCTGAGATTGGCCAGTTCCAGCCGTTCTATGAACAGCGCTGCTTCGACCCCCTCGACCTCAAACGCATAGCGTCGCGTTTCCGGTCTGGAGAAATTCAACAGCACGGGCCGCATCGTCAGTCTGCCGCCAAGCCAAGGCCACTCGCCCCCCGCAACGTCGAGGATCTGCCCGTCCCGCAATGCGAACCGGATGACACCGTCATTCACTTCGATGCCGGGATTGATCGACTTGACGAAAAGCCGCTGATCGGGCGCAGTCGTGAGGGTGAGAAGATCGGTGAAGTTGATTGTACCCGATGCGCCCTCGACCGGTCCGAAAGCTGCGGCGAAATCAAAGTTCTTCGTGCTGAACTGACCAGAGCTTGTAATGTCCTGATCGTTCCAGTCGATCCTGCCGGTGCCAGTAACAACACCGTCGGCCAAAGCGATCACACCTATCGCGAGATCAGAAAGGTCGACCGGTTGCAGCGCTTCATCGAATCGCACGCCAGCAACGTTGAGATCAGCAGATCCAACGCCGCCGGAAAGATTGTGCCGCAATGTGAGGTCCACAATGGGCCGATCGCTCGAGGGCTCACGCAGCAAGGCTTGTGCACTGATCCGGCTATTTTCGAGACGCAAGGTCGCATCGCGCCCATGCAACGGGTTGAACAAGTCTTCTTCGGCCCGGTCTTCCACGATGAAGGCGCCCTCATCCAACTGCAGGACGCCATCAATGTAACTCCACCGCCCGTTGGCCTGAAGAATATCGAGCGGGACAGCGTCCAGCCGGATATCCGCATCGGCGATGGTGCCGGCAATCTCGCTCCCCAGATCGGCGTCGAGATTCGTAACCTTGAAACGGGCGGCATTGTCCTGGGGGCCGAGCACCAGATCAAGCTCGCGTGCGATCAATTGGCCCGGCCATGCAAAACCGACCGGTCCGCTCGACAATTGCACCGGCGTCCCCGCGAGCGAACCCGTCAAGGCCAGCCCCGGAACTCCGGCTGCAAGAGCCAGACCACGGCGGTCATAACGCAGGATGGGCGCTCCGTTGGCCGGGCACAGGGTCAGTTCTTGGTTCTCGAGCGTGAGTTCGGCGTAAGAGAGCGTACGGAATGCGATCGGAGTGCACTGGTTCCACATGCGCACATCACCTGATGCCGCGATAGTTCCTGTAATCGGCAGTGACAGTCCGCGTGCCTCGCCGCCTGGCAAGGGCCCGTCGGCAAGCATCGTGCCATCGACCGTAAAGGACCCGTCCCGCAACTGCGCCACCCGCAAGTCGGGAATCGCCAGCCTGCTTCCCTGCGCCTCGTAAGGGGCCATGCGCAGGCGGAATTGCGATTGTCCGTTGGCGCCACGCTCCATCCGGCCAGAGATTTGCGGCAAGCCTGCGCCGCCAATACGGATATTGCCAGCAATGCGCGGGGTGGACCCGCCGTCAAACCGCGCCTGGACGCGGGAGAGCGCGGCCAATGTGGTGCCATCCTGACTGCGCAAGGCGATCCTGGGCGCCACCGCCGTCATGGCGCCATCCATGCGCCTCAATGTCAGGTCGGCAGAAATGCCCCCGCCCTCCACGCCCTGATTGATAGCCCGTCGCAATCGCGCAAGAAGAGGCTCTATCAGCGATCCGGAAGCGGATTGTTGTGCGCTCGCCAATGCCGAGCCGAACTGGTCGCTGAGCGCGATGTCCTCGCCGCGCAGTTCGAGATCGGACTGTATTTGCGCAAAGCCTGCATCCGAGCGCATTGTTCCGCTCGCATTGACCTGAGACAGCGCAACGGCCTCAGCGGCAACGCGATTCATGGCGATGTCGTAACGCGAAACGATCCGCCCATCACGCAAGGTCAGGCGCGCATCGACTGCACTGTCCCCAACAGCCAAACCCGCAGCAGCGAGCGCGTTTACCCCGCCCTCAATCTCCGCATCGAAACCGTCGAGCGTCGGGTCGCCGACCAGCGCGAGCGAGAGATCTGTCTGCCCCGCATCAACACCGAGCTCTTCGCAAGCCAGCTGCGACATGCGAGCAGGCCCGGAGAATGAAGGGGCGCCATCGGCAACCGCAACTTTCCCGAACAACGTGATGCGATCGGCGTTGCAGCCTTCGAATGCGAACTGGGGTGCAATGGCTGCCAGAGTCCCCGTGAAACCATCGTCGAGCCGACCTTCGCCATTGGCCTTTACTCCGATGGTGCCCCACGGTGACTCGATCCGCGCACGCCCGTCGACCAGTTTGATGTCGAATGCCGGCAGAGCCGGCGGGTCGTCACTTTCGGCAAACAGCACCTTATCCAGCGAGCCGAAACTTACCCCATCCGGAGAAATCCGGCCGAACAGCCGTGGATTGATCAACTCGATCCTGCCCACTGACGGAAAACCAAACTGGAAATCGAGGTTCACGCTGACCCGATCGATCGTCAGATCAGGTGCAGCGGCATCGCCGATTACGACATTGGACAAAACCTGCTGGGACGGCCCGATCGATTCAATATCGTAAGTGGCCGGCAGATCATTTGCTTCGATCTGTTCGGCGATCACGTTCTCGGCAATCTCTTCGCGCGAGAACCAGACAATCGCCAAGCCCACCAGCAGCACGGCAAACAGCACCAGCACGCCGCGCAGTGCAACCTGCGTGGCGCTGCGGTGCGTCCGGGCTGCCGCGACCAGTGTTTCCTCGCCCTCTGCCATTGCTGTCCACTTGCGCGTTTCGCCCGCCAAAGGCAATGCAATCAAAGCAATGCGTCTAGTGGGAGCCAACTTGCCCGAAGCTGACCAGGAAAAGCACGCCAAGCAGGCGCCCCATGGTGGCACCGGCCATCGCACGCGGTTGCGCGAGCGTCTTCTCAACGGCGGAGCAGAGGCTCTCGCCGATTATGAAGTTCTGGAATACCTGCTGTTTGCAGCCTTTCGCCAGGGCGATACCAAGCCGGTTGCCAAGGCATTGATCGCGAGGTTCGGATCGCTTGCCGGGGTCCTGAATGCAGAGCCGGGCGCTCTGGCCGAAGTCAAAGGTATGGGCAAAGCCAGCGCTGCGGCGCTCAAGGCGGTATCGACCGCTGCACGCCGGATGGCCCGCAACGAAGTGCAGCAGAAGCCTGTGCTTGGCAGTTGGCAGGCCCTGCTCGATTACTTGACGGTGGACATGGCGCATTTGACGGTAGAGCGCGTCCGTGTGCTCTATCTCAATGCGCAGAACCGGTTGATTCAGGATCATCATGTCGGCGATGGCTCGATCGACGAAGCTGCGATCCACCCACGCGAGGTGATCAAGCGGGGGCTCGATATCGGCGCAACGGCCCTGATCCTTGTTCACAACCACCCCAGCGGCAACCCGGAACCGAGCCGAGCTGACATCCAGATTACCAGCCGTATCGCCGAAGCCGGACGATTGCTGGGGATTACTGTCCACGATCATGTAATCGTCGGGCGCGAAGGCCATGTGTCTCTACGGGCGAAGGGATTGATCTAGGGGGACTGATCCAGGGGGCTTGATCTCACCCGCCCGCCCGCTTAGCCGCCGCGCAACAGTTTCAACCTCACACATCCGGAGTAGACCCCATGGTCCCCCGCTATTCTCGCCCAGACATGACTGCCCTTTGGGAGCCAGAGGCAAAATACCGCATCTGGTTCGAGATCGAGGCGCATGCGACGGAAAAACTGGTCGAGCTCGGCGTCGTCCCTGAAAGCGCGGCGAAGGCGCTGTGGGATTGGTGGGCAACCGATCCGAAAATCGACGTAGCCGCGATCGACGCGATCGAGGCTGTCACCAAGCACGACGTCATCGCTTTCCTGACCTGGGTGGCGGAGAACGTAGGCGACGAAGCCCGCTTCATGCACCAGGGCATGACCAGCAGCGATGTGCTGGATACGACGCTGGCGGTGCAGCTTGCGCGCTCGACTGATATCCTGCTCGAAGACCTCGACGCGTTGCTGGCCGCGATCAAGCGCCGGGCCGAGGAGCACAAGTACACCCCTACTATCGGTCGCAGCCATGGTATCCATGCGGAACCGGTGACCTTCGGCCTCAAACTGGCACAGGCTTATGCCGAATTTGATCGCTGCAAGACGCGCTTGCTGGCTGCTCGCGAGGAAATTGCCACCTGTGCCATCTCCGGCGCGGTCGGCACGTTCGCCAATATCGATCCGTCGGTGGAAGAACATGTCGCAGAAAAGCTTGGCCTTACGGCCGAACCGGTGAGCACGCAGGTCATCCCGCGCGATCGCCACGCAATGTATTTCTCCACCCTCGCCGTCATTGCTGGATCGATCGAGCGCCTGGCGATCGAGATTCGCCACTTGCAGCGCACTGAAGTCCTCGAAGCCGAGGAGTATTTCTCGCCCGGCCAGAAAGGCTCGAGCGCGATGCCGCATAAGCGCAATCCGATCCTGACAGAGAACCTGACCGGCCAGGCCCGCATGATCCGCGCCTATGCGATGCCCGCGCTGGAGAATGTCGCACTGTGGCATGAACGCGATATCTCGCACAGTTCGGTAGAGCGTTTTATAGGGCCCGACGCCTGCATCACGCTCGATTTCGCCCTTGCCCGGCTAACAGGTGTCGTGGACAAGCTGCTGGTCTATCCGGAACGCATGCAGGCCAACATGGATCGCATGGGCGGCCTGATCCATTCGCAGCGGGTCTTGCTGGCGCTGACCCAGAACGGCGTCAGTCGCGAGGATGCTTATCGCCTGGTTCAACGCAATGCGATGAAGGTGTGGGAATCGGACGGCAAGCTGATGCTGCTCGACCTGCTGAAGCAGGATGAAGAAGTGACCGCAGCCCTTTCCGAAAGCGAGTTGGAAGAACGTTTCGACCTCGAATATCACTTCAAGCAGGTCGATACAATTTTCCAGCGCGTGTTCGGCTAGGTCACTAGCGACGGCACCCGCACCTAGACGCAGGCTGCATCGCGGCCTAGCATCAACTGCAAAAAGGAGGTTTAACCTTGCAGATCGTCCGTACCGCCGTCTGGGTCCTGATCCTTTTCGCACTGCTGCTGTTTTCCTGGTTCAACTGGAACCCGGTCGAAGTGATGATTTGGGAAAACCTTCTCATCGAAACCAAGGTGCCGGCGCTGGTGATCGTATCGTTCCTGCTCGGCCTCGTTCCGATGTGGATCTATCATCGCGGCGTTCGCTGGACCTTGTCACGCAAGGTTGCCTCGCTGGAGAACGCTGCGCGAACCAATATCGCGCCGCCGGTTTCGGCCAAACCGACCCCCGCTCCTGCAGCAACAGACACGCCCAAACCCGCGCCAGCTCCATCTCCCGAGTCCGGTTCGCCAGCACTACCCCAGGACGAGAGCGAAGATCTCAAGCCAGAGAGCAAGGCACCGTGAGCAATCCGGTTTTCCTTGCGCTTGACCTCCCCCGGCTCGACGCGGCCAAGGAACTGGTCAACAAGGTCAAAGCCCATATTGGCGGCGTAAAGCTGGGCATGGAATTCTTCTACGCCCATGGCCATCACGGGGTCCACGAGATCGCCCATTGCGGCCTGCCCATTTTTCTCGACCTGAAGTTGCATGACATTCCAAACACCGTCGCGGGCGCAATGCAGGCGATCCATGTGTTGGAGCCCGCCATTGTGACGGTCCATGCCGGCGGTGGGCGCGCGATGATGGAAGATGCCAAGGCGGCGGCCGCCGAGGGAACCAAGGTCGTGGGCGTGACCATGCTGACCAGCCTCGACGAACGCGACATGACCCAGACCGGGATCGGCGGCAGCTCGCACGATCAGGTCATGCGACTGGCCGAACTGGCCGATAGCGCCGGGCTCGACGGGATCGTCTGCTCTGGCCACGAAGTCGGTGCTGTCCACAAACAATGGA
This is a stretch of genomic DNA from Parerythrobacter jejuensis. It encodes these proteins:
- the purB gene encoding adenylosuccinate lyase — translated: MVPRYSRPDMTALWEPEAKYRIWFEIEAHATEKLVELGVVPESAAKALWDWWATDPKIDVAAIDAIEAVTKHDVIAFLTWVAENVGDEARFMHQGMTSSDVLDTTLAVQLARSTDILLEDLDALLAAIKRRAEEHKYTPTIGRSHGIHAEPVTFGLKLAQAYAEFDRCKTRLLAAREEIATCAISGAVGTFANIDPSVEEHVAEKLGLTAEPVSTQVIPRDRHAMYFSTLAVIAGSIERLAIEIRHLQRTEVLEAEEYFSPGQKGSSAMPHKRNPILTENLTGQARMIRAYAMPALENVALWHERDISHSSVERFIGPDACITLDFALARLTGVVDKLLVYPERMQANMDRMGGLIHSQRVLLALTQNGVSREDAYRLVQRNAMKVWESDGKLMLLDLLKQDEEVTAALSESELEERFDLEYHFKQVDTIFQRVFG
- a CDS encoding intermembrane phospholipid transport protein YdbH family protein, whose translation is MAEGEETLVAAARTHRSATQVALRGVLVLFAVLLVGLAIVWFSREEIAENVIAEQIEANDLPATYDIESIGPSQQVLSNVVIGDAAAPDLTIDRVSVNLDFQFGFPSVGRIELINPRLFGRISPDGVSFGSLDKVLFAESDDPPALPAFDIKLVDGRARIESPWGTIGVKANGEGRLDDGFTGTLAAIAPQFAFEGCNADRITLFGKVAVADGAPSFSGPARMSQLACEELGVDAGQTDLSLALVGDPTLDGFDAEIEGGVNALAAAGLAVGDSAVDARLTLRDGRIVSRYDIAMNRVAAEAVALSQVNASGTMRSDAGFAQIQSDLELRGEDIALSDQFGSALASAQQSASGSLIEPLLARLRRAINQGVEGGGISADLTLRRMDGAMTAVAPRIALRSQDGTTLAALSRVQARFDGGSTPRIAGNIRIGGAGLPQISGRMERGANGQSQFRLRMAPYEAQGSRLAIPDLRVAQLRDGSFTVDGTMLADGPLPGGEARGLSLPITGTIAASGDVRMWNQCTPIAFRTLSYAELTLENQELTLCPANGAPILRYDRRGLALAAGVPGLALTGSLAGTPVQLSSGPVGFAWPGQLIARELDLVLGPQDNAARFKVTNLDADLGSEIAGTIADADIRLDAVPLDILQANGRWSYIDGVLQLDEGAFIVEDRAEEDLFNPLHGRDATLRLENSRISAQALLREPSSDRPIVDLTLRHNLSGGVGSADLNVAGVRFDEALQPVDLSDLAIGVIALADGVVTGTGRIDWNDQDITSSGQFSTKNFDFAAAFGPVEGASGTINFTDLLTLTTAPDQRLFVKSINPGIEVNDGVIRFALRDGQILDVAGGEWPWLGGRLTMRPVLLNFSRPETRRYAFEVEGVEAALFIERLELANLSARGTFDGTISVVFDEVGNGFIEDGLLLSRAPGGNLSYVGELTYEDMGAIANFAFNSLRSLDYRQMRIGVDGPLTGEIVTRVTFEGVSQGEGASRNFVTRRLGKLPIRFNVNIRAPFYQLLTNVRSIYDPAFVRDPREVGLLTDDGTEFRQPDVSAAQPPIQDPESEDRP
- the pyrF gene encoding orotidine-5'-phosphate decarboxylase, whose translation is MSNPVFLALDLPRLDAAKELVNKVKAHIGGVKLGMEFFYAHGHHGVHEIAHCGLPIFLDLKLHDIPNTVAGAMQAIHVLEPAIVTVHAGGGRAMMEDAKAAAAEGTKVVGVTMLTSLDERDMTQTGIGGSSHDQVMRLAELADSAGLDGIVCSGHEVGAVHKQWKKGFFVVPGLRPAGSATGDQKRVVTPRQARDDGASVLVIGRPISKAADPVQAARDIEATL
- the radC gene encoding RadC family protein codes for the protein MPEADQEKHAKQAPHGGTGHRTRLRERLLNGGAEALADYEVLEYLLFAAFRQGDTKPVAKALIARFGSLAGVLNAEPGALAEVKGMGKASAAALKAVSTAARRMARNEVQQKPVLGSWQALLDYLTVDMAHLTVERVRVLYLNAQNRLIQDHHVGDGSIDEAAIHPREVIKRGLDIGATALILVHNHPSGNPEPSRADIQITSRIAEAGRLLGITVHDHVIVGREGHVSLRAKGLI